The following coding sequences are from one Streptomyces dengpaensis window:
- a CDS encoding alpha-amylase — MARRTLAGVTALAAAALVMTPTAAHASPPGTKDVTAVLFEWNYASVARECTTTLGPAGYGFVQVSPPAEHIQGAQWWTSYQPVSYKIAGRLGNRTAFQNMVNTCHAAGVKVVADTVINHMSAGSGTGTGGSSYTKYDYPGLYSSFDFDNCTSEITNYQDRWNVQNCELVGLADLDTGEEYVRQAIAGYMNDLLSLGVDGFRVDAAKHIPAADLANIKSRLTNPSAYWKQEVIHGSGEAVQPTEYTGNGDVQEFRYAYDLKRVFTSENLAYLRNYGEGWGYMSSSVAGVFVDNHDTERNGSTLNYKDGANYTLANVFMLAHPYGAPDVNSAYEWSNPDAGPPNGGTVNACWQDGWKCQHAWPEIKSMVAFRNATRGQAVTNWWDNGADAIAFGRGGKGFVAINHESSSLTRTYTTSLAAGTYCDVQNNTSVTVNSSGQFAATLGANTALAVYAGKSSC; from the coding sequence ATGGCCCGCAGAACGCTTGCCGGGGTCACCGCTCTGGCAGCGGCCGCACTTGTCATGACCCCGACTGCGGCACACGCCTCCCCGCCCGGAACCAAGGACGTCACCGCCGTCCTCTTCGAGTGGAACTACGCCTCGGTCGCCCGCGAGTGCACCACAACTCTCGGCCCCGCCGGCTACGGATTCGTCCAGGTCTCCCCGCCCGCCGAGCACATACAGGGCGCGCAGTGGTGGACCTCCTACCAGCCGGTCAGCTACAAGATCGCAGGCCGCCTGGGCAACCGCACCGCGTTCCAGAACATGGTGAACACCTGCCACGCGGCAGGCGTGAAGGTCGTCGCCGACACGGTGATCAACCACATGTCGGCGGGATCGGGCACCGGCACCGGCGGATCGTCGTATACGAAGTACGACTACCCCGGCCTGTACTCCTCGTTCGACTTCGACAACTGCACCTCCGAGATCACCAACTACCAGGACCGCTGGAACGTCCAGAACTGCGAACTGGTGGGCCTGGCCGACCTCGACACGGGCGAGGAGTACGTCCGCCAGGCCATCGCGGGCTACATGAACGACCTCCTGAGCCTGGGGGTCGACGGCTTCCGCGTCGACGCGGCCAAGCACATACCGGCCGCGGACCTGGCCAACATCAAGTCCCGCCTGACCAACCCCTCCGCCTACTGGAAGCAGGAGGTCATCCACGGCTCGGGCGAGGCGGTCCAGCCCACCGAGTACACCGGCAACGGCGACGTCCAGGAGTTCCGGTACGCCTACGACCTCAAGCGGGTCTTCACCAGCGAGAACCTCGCCTACCTGCGGAACTACGGCGAGGGCTGGGGCTATATGAGCAGCTCGGTCGCGGGCGTCTTCGTCGACAACCACGACACCGAGCGCAACGGCTCGACACTGAACTACAAGGACGGGGCGAACTACACGCTCGCCAACGTCTTCATGCTCGCCCATCCGTACGGCGCCCCCGACGTCAACTCCGCCTACGAGTGGTCCAACCCGGACGCCGGACCGCCCAACGGCGGTACGGTCAACGCCTGTTGGCAGGACGGCTGGAAGTGCCAGCACGCCTGGCCGGAGATCAAGTCGATGGTCGCCTTCCGCAACGCCACCCGTGGCCAGGCGGTCACCAACTGGTGGGACAACGGCGCCGACGCCATCGCCTTCGGCCGCGGCGGCAAGGGCTTCGTGGCCATCAACCACGAGTCCTCCTCGCTGACCCGTACGTACACCACCTCGCTTGCCGCGGGCACGTACTGCGACGTCCAGAACAACACGAGCGTCACGGTGAACAGTTCGGGCCAGTTCGCGGCGACACTGGGCGCCAACACGGCACTGGCGGTCTACGCGGGCAAGTCCAGCTGCTGA
- the pulA gene encoding pullulanase-type alpha-1,6-glucosidase — translation MIPRGPARRRLRLRAAVLAAALAVSLAQPLAARAETPPAPPSDAKLAAEPARHDATREQFYFVLPDRFANGDTSNDRGGLTGSRLATGYDPTDKGFYQGGDLKGLTKRLDYIKGLGTTAIWMAPIFKNRPVQGTGKDASAGYHGYWITDFTQVDPHFGTNKDLETLISKAHAKGMKVFFDVITNHTADVVDYEEKSYGYLSKGAFPYLTKDGRPFDDADYADGAGTFPAVDADSFPRTPAVPAAQKDAKVPSWLNDPTMYHNRGDSTFAGESSTNGDFSGLDDLWTERPEVVEGMEKIYERWVRDFDIDGFRIDTVKHVNLEFWTQWATALDAYAAQQGRKDFFMFGEVYSADTSINAPYVTQGRLDATLDFPFQEAARQYASQGGSAKRLASVFGDDYKYTTDKANAYEQVTFLGNHDMGRIGSFLNQDNPEASDADLLKKGQLANELMFLSRGNPVVYYGDEQGFTGPGGDKDARQTMFASKVADYLDDDEIGTDRTHASDAYDTSAPLYKEIAALSKLRKDNPALADGVQTERYAADGAGVYAFSRTSTGTDRTEYVVAFNNAGEAKTATFATGSADMAFRGIYGTSDSVTSGADKKVTVTVPAGSAVVFKAAGKLGAPASKLSVTLKAPSAGATGTVEVSADVDGGQLNRVVFAAQTGNGKWRTLGSADHAPYKVTQALGKDVPAGTPLRYKAVVIDSAGRTASATAASVTGTPPAEEVPSASSRDYAIVHYKRTDGDYTDWRLYAWGDLADGESTPWPEGHDFIGRDAYGAFAYVKLKPGASSVGFLVIDKDGNKDVSADRTIDVTRTGEVWVEQDKEAVLTERPEYPAQDKSKAVLHYHRADGDHTGWGLHVWTGAATPTDWSKPLEPVKTDAYGAVFEVPLAEGATSLSYIIHKGDEKDLPADQSLDLTANGHEVWLLNGQEKYLLPQPAGSAAALDLTTSKAVWIDRNTVAWNGSEGAASTQLLYSRDGSIAVKDGALIGDARWLRLSKTSLTGAQKAKFPHLKDYTAWSVDPRDRDRVRAALSGQVVASQRAANGAALAATGVQIAGVLDDLYDATKAELGPVFHRGRPTLAVWAPTAQSVSLDLDGSTVAMKRDATTGVWSVTGKKSWTNKPYRYVVKVWAPSVRKVVTNKVTDPYSVALTADSERSLIVDLDDTSLAPSGWSSLKKPQAVALKDAQIQELHIRDFSVEDKTARHPGTYLAFTDKDSEGSRHLRRLAESGTSYVHLLPAFDIATIPEKKADQARTDCDLASYAPDSEKQQECVAKTAAKDAYNWGYDPYHYTVPEGSYATDPDGTARTVEFRKMVKSLNEEGLRVVMDVVYNHTTSSGQADTSVLDKVVPGYYQRLLADGSVATSTCCANTAPENAMMGKLVVDSIVTWAKEYKVDGFRFDLMGHHPKANILAVRKALDALTPAKDGVDGKKIILYGEGWNFGEIADDARFTQATQKNMAGTGIATFSDRARDAVRGGGPFDEDPGIQGFASGLSTDPNSSAANGTPAEQKARLLHYQDLIKVGLSGNLAQYRFTGTDGKEVKGSEVDYNGQPAGYADAPGDALAYADAHDNESLFDALAFKLPGSTSASDRARMQVLAMATATLSQGPALSQAGSDLLRSKSLDRNSYDSGDWFNAIHWNCQDGNGFGRGLPMAADNASKWPYATPLLTRVKVGCDQIEGTSAAYRDLLRIRTAESAFGLSTADQVQSKLSFPLSGKDETPGVITMQLGDLVVVFNATPEKQEQTIGALAGKGYALHPVQASGADPIVKSASYEAESGTFAVPGRTVAVFAR, via the coding sequence CTGATACCGAGAGGGCCGGCGCGCCGCCGCCTCAGGCTGCGCGCAGCCGTCCTCGCCGCCGCTCTGGCCGTATCGCTTGCGCAACCCCTCGCGGCACGGGCCGAGACCCCGCCCGCGCCCCCGTCCGACGCGAAGCTCGCCGCGGAGCCCGCGCGGCACGACGCGACCCGCGAGCAGTTCTACTTCGTCCTGCCGGACCGCTTCGCCAACGGCGACACGTCCAACGACCGGGGCGGACTCACCGGGTCACGCCTGGCGACCGGCTACGACCCCACCGACAAGGGCTTCTACCAGGGCGGCGACCTCAAGGGCCTGACCAAGAGGCTCGACTACATCAAGGGCCTCGGCACCACCGCCATCTGGATGGCGCCGATCTTCAAGAACCGGCCCGTGCAGGGCACCGGCAAGGACGCCTCGGCCGGCTACCACGGCTACTGGATCACCGACTTCACCCAGGTCGACCCGCACTTCGGCACCAACAAGGACCTCGAGACGCTGATCTCCAAGGCCCACGCCAAGGGCATGAAGGTCTTCTTCGACGTCATCACCAACCACACGGCCGACGTCGTCGACTACGAGGAGAAGTCCTACGGCTACCTCTCCAAGGGCGCCTTCCCGTATCTGACCAAGGACGGCAGGCCCTTCGACGACGCCGACTACGCGGACGGCGCCGGCACGTTCCCGGCCGTCGACGCCGACTCCTTCCCCCGTACGCCGGCCGTCCCCGCCGCGCAGAAGGACGCCAAGGTCCCGTCGTGGCTCAACGACCCGACGATGTACCACAACCGCGGTGACTCCACCTTCGCCGGCGAGAGCTCCACGAACGGTGACTTCTCCGGCCTCGACGACCTGTGGACCGAGCGTCCCGAGGTGGTCGAGGGCATGGAGAAGATCTACGAGAGGTGGGTCAGGGACTTCGACATCGACGGCTTCCGGATCGACACCGTGAAGCACGTCAACCTGGAGTTCTGGACGCAGTGGGCCACGGCCCTCGACGCGTACGCGGCCCAGCAGGGCCGCAAGGACTTCTTCATGTTCGGCGAGGTCTACTCCGCCGACACCTCGATCAACGCTCCGTACGTCACCCAGGGCCGCCTCGACGCCACGCTCGACTTCCCCTTCCAGGAGGCGGCCCGCCAGTACGCCTCCCAGGGCGGCAGCGCGAAGAGGCTGGCGTCCGTCTTCGGTGACGACTACAAGTACACGACGGACAAGGCCAACGCGTACGAGCAGGTCACCTTCCTCGGCAACCACGACATGGGCCGCATCGGGTCCTTCCTGAACCAGGACAACCCGGAGGCGAGCGACGCCGACCTCCTCAAGAAGGGCCAGCTCGCCAACGAGCTGATGTTCCTCAGCCGCGGCAACCCCGTCGTCTACTACGGCGACGAGCAGGGCTTCACCGGCCCGGGCGGCGACAAGGACGCCCGCCAGACGATGTTCGCCTCCAAGGTCGCCGACTACCTCGACGACGACGAGATCGGCACCGACCGCACCCACGCGAGTGACGCGTACGACACGAGTGCACCGCTCTACAAGGAGATCGCCGCTCTCTCCAAGCTCCGCAAGGACAACCCCGCCCTGGCGGACGGCGTCCAGACGGAGCGGTACGCCGCCGACGGCGCGGGGGTTTACGCCTTCTCGCGTACGAGCACGGGCACGGACAGGACCGAGTACGTCGTCGCCTTCAACAACGCCGGCGAGGCGAAGACGGCGACCTTCGCCACCGGTTCGGCGGACATGGCCTTCCGCGGCATCTACGGCACCTCCGACTCGGTGACCAGCGGCGCCGACAAGAAGGTCACCGTCACCGTCCCGGCCGGTTCGGCGGTCGTCTTCAAGGCGGCGGGCAAGCTCGGTGCCCCGGCGTCGAAGCTGTCGGTCACCCTGAAGGCCCCGTCCGCGGGCGCCACCGGCACCGTCGAGGTGAGCGCGGATGTCGACGGCGGTCAGCTGAACCGCGTCGTCTTCGCCGCCCAGACCGGCAACGGCAAGTGGCGGACCCTCGGCTCCGCCGACCACGCCCCCTACAAGGTCACCCAGGCCCTCGGCAAGGACGTACCGGCTGGAACCCCCTTGCGCTACAAGGCGGTTGTCATCGACTCGGCCGGGCGGACGGCGAGCGCGACGGCCGCCTCGGTGACGGGCACCCCGCCCGCCGAAGAGGTCCCCAGCGCCTCCTCGCGCGACTACGCGATCGTCCACTACAAGCGCACCGACGGCGACTACACCGACTGGCGGCTGTACGCCTGGGGCGACCTCGCCGACGGGGAGTCGACGCCCTGGCCCGAGGGCCACGACTTCATCGGCCGGGACGCCTACGGGGCCTTCGCCTACGTGAAGCTGAAGCCGGGCGCCTCCAGCGTGGGCTTCCTCGTCATCGACAAGGACGGCAACAAGGACGTCTCCGCCGACCGCACGATCGACGTCACCAGGACGGGCGAGGTCTGGGTCGAGCAGGACAAGGAGGCCGTCCTCACGGAGCGGCCCGAGTACCCGGCACAGGACAAGTCGAAGGCGGTCCTCCACTACCACCGTGCGGATGGCGACCACACCGGCTGGGGGCTGCACGTCTGGACGGGCGCGGCGACGCCCACGGACTGGTCGAAACCCCTGGAGCCGGTGAAGACTGACGCCTATGGCGCTGTGTTCGAGGTGCCGCTCGCCGAGGGTGCCACCAGCCTCAGCTACATCATCCACAAGGGCGACGAGAAGGACCTTCCGGCCGACCAGTCGCTCGACCTCACCGCCAACGGCCATGAGGTGTGGCTGTTGAACGGCCAGGAGAAGTATCTGCTCCCGCAGCCCGCGGGCAGTGCGGCCGCGCTCGACCTGACCACGTCCAAAGCGGTCTGGATCGACCGGAACACGGTGGCCTGGAACGGCTCCGAGGGGGCCGCCTCCACGCAGCTGCTGTACTCCCGCGACGGCTCGATCGCGGTGAAGGACGGCGCGCTGATCGGAGATGCCCGATGGCTCCGGCTGTCCAAGACCTCTCTCACCGGCGCCCAGAAGGCGAAGTTTCCGCACCTCAAGGACTACACCGCCTGGTCCGTCGACCCACGTGACCGCGACCGGGTGCGTGCTGCCCTGAGCGGTCAGGTCGTCGCCTCGCAACGGGCGGCCAACGGCGCGGCGCTGGCGGCGACAGGCGTCCAGATCGCCGGCGTACTGGACGATCTGTACGACGCGACGAAGGCGGAGCTGGGTCCGGTCTTCCACCGCGGCCGTCCCACGCTGGCCGTGTGGGCGCCGACCGCGCAGTCGGTGAGCCTCGACCTCGACGGCTCCACGGTCGCGATGAAGCGGGACGCCACGACCGGCGTCTGGTCCGTCACGGGCAAGAAGTCCTGGACGAACAAGCCCTACCGGTACGTCGTGAAGGTGTGGGCGCCGAGCGTCCGGAAGGTCGTCACCAACAAGGTCACCGACCCCTACTCGGTGGCCCTGACCGCCGACTCCGAGCGCAGCCTGATCGTCGACCTGGACGATACGTCCCTCGCGCCGTCCGGCTGGTCCTCGCTCAAGAAGCCCCAGGCCGTGGCGCTGAAGGACGCCCAGATCCAGGAGCTGCACATCCGGGACTTCTCCGTCGAGGACAAGACGGCCCGGCACCCCGGCACCTACCTGGCCTTCACCGACAAGGACAGCGAAGGCTCCCGGCACCTCAGGCGGCTGGCCGAGTCCGGTACCTCGTACGTGCACCTGCTGCCCGCGTTCGACATCGCGACCATCCCCGAGAAGAAGGCCGACCAGGCGAGAACCGACTGCGACCTCGCCTCGTACGCCCCCGACTCCGAGAAGCAGCAGGAGTGTGTCGCGAAGACCGCCGCGAAGGACGCGTACAACTGGGGCTACGACCCGTACCACTACACGGTCCCTGAGGGCTCGTACGCGACCGACCCGGACGGCACCGCGCGCACGGTGGAGTTCCGCAAGATGGTCAAGTCGCTCAACGAAGAGGGTCTGCGGGTCGTCATGGACGTGGTCTACAACCACACGACCTCGAGCGGCCAGGCCGACACAAGCGTGCTCGACAAGGTCGTGCCCGGCTACTACCAGCGGCTCCTCGCGGACGGCAGCGTGGCCACCTCCACCTGCTGCGCCAACACGGCACCGGAGAACGCCATGATGGGCAAGCTCGTCGTGGACTCGATCGTCACCTGGGCCAAGGAGTACAAGGTCGACGGCTTCCGCTTCGACCTCATGGGCCACCACCCCAAGGCCAACATCCTCGCGGTCAGGAAGGCCCTCGACGCGCTCACCCCCGCCAAGGACGGCGTCGACGGCAAGAAGATCATCCTGTACGGCGAGGGCTGGAACTTCGGCGAGATCGCCGACGACGCCCGCTTCACGCAGGCCACCCAGAAGAACATGGCCGGGACCGGGATCGCGACCTTCTCCGACCGGGCGCGTGACGCCGTACGCGGCGGCGGCCCCTTCGACGAAGACCCCGGCATCCAGGGCTTCGCCTCCGGCCTGTCCACCGACCCCAACTCCTCGGCAGCAAACGGCACTCCGGCCGAGCAGAAGGCCCGGCTGCTGCACTACCAGGACCTCATCAAGGTCGGCCTGAGCGGCAATCTCGCCCAGTACCGCTTCACCGGCACCGACGGCAAGGAGGTCAAGGGCTCCGAGGTCGACTACAACGGGCAGCCCGCCGGATATGCGGACGCGCCCGGAGACGCGCTCGCCTACGCCGACGCGCACGACAACGAGTCACTGTTCGACGCGCTCGCCTTCAAGCTGCCGGGCAGCACGAGCGCGAGCGACCGGGCCCGTATGCAGGTCCTCGCCATGGCGACGGCCACCCTCTCGCAGGGCCCGGCCCTCTCCCAGGCCGGCTCCGACCTGCTGCGCTCCAAGTCCCTCGACCGCAACTCGTACGACAGCGGGGACTGGTTCAACGCCATCCACTGGAACTGCCAGGACGGCAACGGCTTCGGGCGCGGACTGCCGATGGCGGCCGACAACGCGTCCAAGTGGCCGTACGCCACACCGCTGCTGACCCGCGTCAAGGTTGGCTGCGACCAGATCGAGGGCACCTCGGCCGCGTACCGCGACCTGCTGAGGATCCGTACGGCCGAGAGCGCCTTCGGACTCTCCACGGCGGACCAGGTGCAGTCGAAGCTCTCCTTCCCGCTGTCCGGGAAGGACGAGACGCCCGGGGTGATCACGATGCAACTCGGCGACCTCGTCGTCGTCTTCAACGCGACGCCCGAGAAGCAGGAGCAGACGATCGGCGCCCTCGCCGGAAAGGGATACGCGCTGCACCCGGTGCAGGCGTCGGGCGCGGACCCTATCGTCAAGTCCGCGTCGTACGAAGCGGAATCGGGCACGTTCGCCGTTCCGGGGCGCACGGTCGCGGTCTTCGCGCGCTAG
- a CDS encoding fused response regulator/phosphatase encodes MDGDDSESTVMVVDDTAASRYALGAVLSRAGHSVIPVASAGEALVELDVRLRAGGLPDVALVDVGLPDMNGFELCRRLKAQPPTAALPVVHFSAVSAGPAYRCRGLDAGGEAYLAVPAEPEEIQAVVRAAVRGARIRTGAETLVRRLTLLSETIAAVQTARSLRELAHAAAEGTARLTGSPAAVFVLGEDGELYRGLSRSRARAALPDPGAHETVARLIRHATAGRTGVRHTVVPAPLWPAGFFRPGASDDAHLVLAPAQDGRAPVCLATPAHADRGAAPNTDALVARLARATALAAEPLLMYQAERHVALTLQHSFLPQQLPEMPGIDVVVRYVPASRQTEIGGDFYAALRTADGVLTAVGDVVGHSLDAATVMVEIRHALRAYCVEDPDPGVLAARLDQMLQHYHPDATATVCLTLVDPAGGRVRIANAGHIPPLLVPDTGTAEYAEVAGPLLGLGLDRPPPAELTLARSHRLLMVTDGLIETRGTDLAVSLEQLRAAATAAPPGTAALCDTLLDCFGRDREDDIALLALRLG; translated from the coding sequence ATGGACGGCGACGACAGCGAGTCCACCGTGATGGTGGTCGACGACACGGCGGCCAGCCGCTACGCGCTGGGCGCCGTGCTCAGCCGCGCGGGGCACAGCGTCATACCCGTGGCCAGCGCCGGCGAGGCGCTCGTCGAACTCGACGTACGACTGCGCGCGGGCGGCCTGCCCGACGTGGCACTCGTGGACGTCGGACTGCCCGACATGAACGGCTTCGAGCTGTGCCGCAGGCTCAAGGCGCAGCCGCCCACAGCCGCCCTGCCCGTCGTGCACTTCTCCGCCGTGTCCGCGGGACCCGCCTACCGCTGCCGGGGCCTGGACGCGGGCGGCGAGGCGTACCTGGCGGTGCCCGCGGAACCCGAGGAGATCCAGGCGGTCGTACGGGCCGCGGTGCGCGGGGCCAGGATCCGCACGGGCGCCGAGACACTCGTGCGGCGGCTGACCCTGCTGTCCGAGACGATCGCCGCCGTCCAGACGGCACGCTCCCTGCGGGAACTCGCGCACGCCGCGGCCGAGGGCACCGCGCGGCTCACCGGCTCGCCCGCCGCCGTGTTCGTCCTCGGCGAGGACGGCGAGCTGTACCGCGGACTCTCCCGGAGCCGGGCGCGGGCGGCCCTGCCCGACCCCGGCGCGCACGAGACCGTGGCCCGGCTGATCCGCCACGCCACCGCCGGACGCACCGGGGTGCGCCACACCGTCGTCCCCGCTCCGCTGTGGCCCGCGGGCTTCTTCCGGCCCGGCGCGTCCGACGACGCGCACCTCGTCCTGGCCCCCGCCCAGGACGGCAGGGCACCGGTGTGCCTCGCCACACCCGCGCACGCCGACCGCGGCGCGGCGCCCAACACCGACGCGCTGGTCGCCCGGCTCGCCCGTGCCACCGCGCTCGCCGCCGAGCCGCTGTTGATGTACCAGGCGGAACGCCATGTCGCGCTGACCCTGCAACACAGCTTCCTGCCCCAGCAGTTGCCCGAAATGCCGGGCATCGACGTCGTTGTCCGCTATGTTCCCGCCTCCCGGCAGACCGAGATCGGCGGCGACTTCTACGCGGCACTGCGCACGGCGGACGGGGTGCTCACCGCGGTCGGCGACGTCGTCGGGCACTCGCTGGACGCCGCCACCGTGATGGTCGAGATCCGGCACGCGCTGCGCGCCTACTGCGTCGAGGATCCCGACCCCGGGGTACTGGCCGCACGCCTCGACCAGATGCTCCAGCACTACCACCCCGACGCCACGGCCACCGTCTGCCTGACGCTGGTCGACCCGGCCGGCGGGCGGGTCCGGATCGCCAACGCGGGCCACATCCCGCCGCTGCTCGTCCCCGACACGGGCACGGCCGAGTACGCCGAGGTTGCGGGCCCGCTGCTCGGCCTGGGCCTCGACCGTCCACCACCCGCCGAGCTGACCCTCGCTCGCAGTCACCGGCTCCTCATGGTCACCGACGGCCTGATCGAGACCCGCGGCACCGACCTCGCCGTCTCGCTGGAACAGCTGCGCGCCGCCGCGACGGCCGCCCCGCCCGGCACCGCCGCCCTCTGCGACACCCTGCTCGACTGCTTCGGCCGGGACAGGGAGGACGACATCGCGCTGCTCGCGCTGCGGCTGGGGTGA
- a CDS encoding 5-carboxymethyl-2-hydroxymuconate Delta-isomerase, with translation MPQITIDHSGSLDHVDWEAFAVELHPVIVETAAARIEACKTRVARTEEDVVGAEAAGHAIVHVTIALLAGRSDETKAKLTEAVLDLLRKYIEPEDGVTLHASAEVRDLDPSYRQFDR, from the coding sequence ATGCCTCAGATCACCATCGACCACTCCGGGTCACTCGATCACGTCGACTGGGAGGCGTTCGCGGTCGAGCTGCACCCGGTGATCGTCGAGACGGCGGCCGCGCGGATCGAGGCGTGCAAGACGCGGGTCGCACGGACCGAGGAAGACGTGGTGGGAGCGGAGGCGGCCGGGCACGCCATCGTGCACGTCACGATCGCGCTGCTCGCCGGACGGTCCGACGAGACCAAGGCCAAGCTCACCGAAGCCGTACTGGACCTGCTGCGCAAGTACATCGAGCCCGAGGACGGGGTCACGCTGCACGCCTCCGCCGAGGTCCGCGACCTCGACCCGTCGTACCGCCAGTTCGACCGGTAG
- a CDS encoding TetR/AcrR family transcriptional regulator: MTTGVRRRMGVEERRQQLIGVALELFSRRSPDEVSIDEIASAAGISRPLVYHYFPGKLSLYEAALQRASEDLASRFVEPHEGPLGERLLRVMRRFFDFVDDHGPGFAALMRGGPAVPADAVRSMGAASTATALIDGVRQAAYVQILAHMKVENPPARLELVIRSWISLVESTALIWLDGRRIPRGELEVQLVHDFAALAAVSAAYDEEMSALLRGSLQGEPGDGPFGDLVVRLIALASPPEA, encoded by the coding sequence ATGACAACCGGGGTACGCCGCAGGATGGGTGTCGAGGAGCGACGGCAGCAGCTGATCGGTGTCGCCCTCGAACTGTTCAGCCGACGTTCGCCCGACGAGGTCTCCATCGACGAGATAGCCTCGGCCGCCGGCATCTCGCGGCCGCTCGTCTACCACTACTTTCCGGGCAAACTCAGCCTGTACGAGGCGGCGTTGCAGCGTGCCTCGGAGGATCTCGCGAGCCGCTTCGTGGAGCCCCACGAGGGTCCGCTGGGCGAGCGGCTTCTGCGCGTGATGCGCCGGTTCTTCGACTTCGTGGACGACCACGGGCCCGGTTTCGCCGCGTTGATGCGGGGCGGCCCCGCGGTCCCCGCGGACGCGGTCCGCTCCATGGGCGCGGCCTCCACCGCCACCGCGCTGATCGACGGCGTACGGCAGGCGGCGTACGTCCAGATACTCGCGCATATGAAGGTCGAGAACCCGCCCGCCCGGCTGGAGCTGGTGATCCGCTCCTGGATCTCGCTCGTCGAGTCGACGGCGCTGATCTGGCTGGACGGGCGGCGGATTCCGCGCGGCGAGTTGGAGGTGCAGCTCGTGCACGACTTCGCGGCGCTGGCGGCGGTGAGCGCCGCGTACGACGAGGAGATGAGCGCGCTGCTGCGCGGGAGCCTCCAGGGCGAGCCGGGCGACGGGCCGTTCGGCGACCTCGTCGTCCGGCTGATCGCACTGGCGTCGCCGCCGGAGGCGTGA
- a CDS encoding DUF1996 domain-containing protein has translation MGRNIRKRRSPLAVRAVAASAALAIGGGGLIWANFYASAHEENSSPDTTKVAAQVATIDCPDVGQKLTEVPDQARGEVDGELATLDQQITDAYQRLATTRDAQARDASFVQNSVLQPLKDRRSVIIDRIQLEISRVGGTAPDSLDGLATCTGQVAEQPQTNDGEGDGQQGGDGSAAPADPSASASAGEPAENGGQEGGDGGQEAGNGGQAGNGPVAADFVDITQVQPNVARKPRTRDGGSSGTFTSSCGVNENKKFNTDNVIVAPGVTNGAHHLHDYVGNQANDAFANNDTFAAAETSCANQGDKSSYYWPVVRIQNGTQDFDQNNDGGGKEGNVGEIQQVEQAQIKFVGNPKSKVVAMPKFLRIITGDAKTTTNGLANANAHWSCTGFENKVQLTEQYPICPEGSNVVRLFSFQSCWDGQNIDSANHRTHVAFADAAGNCANGFKAIPQLTMRLVYDFEAPTLENGQVKNAYAVDGFPEQLHKPATDHDDFINVFSERLMNKMVNCINTGQRCK, from the coding sequence ATGGGACGCAACATACGAAAACGCCGTTCGCCACTGGCCGTTCGTGCTGTGGCCGCGTCGGCCGCTCTCGCGATCGGTGGAGGTGGGTTGATCTGGGCGAATTTCTACGCCTCGGCACATGAGGAGAACTCGTCTCCCGACACCACGAAGGTCGCTGCCCAGGTGGCCACGATCGACTGTCCGGACGTCGGCCAGAAACTCACCGAGGTGCCGGATCAGGCCCGCGGGGAGGTCGACGGCGAGCTGGCCACCCTCGACCAGCAGATCACCGACGCCTACCAGCGCCTGGCCACCACGCGGGACGCGCAGGCCAGGGACGCGAGTTTCGTCCAGAACTCCGTTCTCCAGCCGCTGAAGGACCGGCGGTCGGTGATCATCGACCGGATCCAGCTGGAGATCTCGCGGGTGGGCGGTACCGCCCCGGACTCCCTGGACGGACTCGCCACCTGCACCGGACAGGTCGCGGAACAGCCGCAGACCAACGACGGCGAAGGCGACGGCCAGCAGGGCGGTGACGGCAGCGCGGCCCCCGCGGACCCGAGCGCTTCGGCGTCCGCCGGCGAGCCCGCCGAGAACGGCGGCCAGGAGGGCGGTGACGGCGGTCAGGAGGCCGGCAACGGCGGTCAGGCCGGAAACGGTCCCGTCGCCGCCGACTTCGTCGACATCACGCAGGTCCAGCCGAATGTCGCCCGCAAGCCCCGGACCCGGGACGGCGGTTCGAGCGGCACGTTCACGAGTTCCTGCGGTGTGAACGAGAACAAGAAGTTCAACACCGACAACGTGATCGTGGCGCCCGGTGTCACCAACGGCGCGCACCACCTGCACGACTACGTCGGCAACCAGGCGAACGACGCCTTCGCCAACAACGACACGTTCGCGGCGGCCGAGACCAGCTGCGCCAACCAGGGCGACAAGTCGTCGTACTACTGGCCGGTCGTGCGTATCCAGAACGGTACGCAGGACTTCGACCAGAACAACGACGGCGGTGGCAAGGAAGGCAACGTCGGCGAGATCCAGCAGGTCGAGCAGGCACAGATCAAGTTCGTCGGTAACCCGAAGAGCAAGGTCGTCGCGATGCCGAAATTCCTGCGGATCATCACCGGTGACGCGAAGACCACGACCAACGGCCTTGCGAACGCCAACGCCCACTGGAGCTGCACCGGCTTCGAGAACAAGGTGCAGCTGACCGAGCAGTACCCGATCTGCCCCGAGGGCAGCAACGTGGTCCGCTTGTTCTCCTTCCAGAGCTGCTGGGACGGCCAGAACATCGACAGCGCGAACCACCGTACGCACGTGGCCTTCGCCGACGCGGCGGGCAACTGCGCCAACGGCTTCAAGGCGATTCCGCAGCTGACGATGCGCCTGGTCTACGACTTCGAGGCCCCGACCCTCGAGAACGGTCAGGTCAAGAACGCCTACGCGGTGGACGGATTCCCTGAGCAGCTGCACAAACCGGCCACCGACCACGACGACTTCATCAACGTCTTCAGCGAGAGGCTGATGAACAAGATGGTCAACTGCATCAACACCGGCCAGCGCTGCAAGTAA